The Mycolicibacterium smegmatis genome has a window encoding:
- a CDS encoding enoyl-CoA hydratase — MADSPVLLVDTTDRVRTLTLNRPQSRNALSAELRSTFFRALSDAQNDDDVDVVIVTGADPVFCAGLDLKELGDTTELPDISPKWPDMTKPVIGAINGAAVTGGLELALYCDILIASENAKFADTHARVGLMPTWGLSVRLPQKVGVGLARRMSLTGDYLSAQDALRAGLVTEVVAHDDLLTAARRVAASIVGNNQKAVRALLDSYHRIDALQTGGALWAEAEAARQWMRSTSGDDIAASRASVIERGRSQVR; from the coding sequence ATGGCTGACTCCCCCGTTCTCCTCGTCGACACCACCGACCGCGTGCGGACGCTGACGCTCAACCGGCCGCAGTCGCGCAACGCGCTGTCGGCGGAGCTGCGGTCCACTTTCTTCCGCGCGCTGAGCGATGCCCAGAACGACGACGATGTCGACGTCGTGATCGTCACCGGCGCCGACCCCGTGTTCTGCGCGGGTCTGGATCTCAAAGAACTCGGCGACACCACCGAGTTGCCCGACATCTCCCCCAAGTGGCCGGACATGACCAAACCTGTCATCGGGGCCATCAACGGCGCGGCCGTCACCGGCGGCCTGGAGCTGGCGCTGTACTGCGACATCCTCATCGCGTCGGAGAACGCGAAGTTCGCCGACACCCACGCGCGCGTGGGCCTGATGCCGACGTGGGGGCTGTCGGTGCGGTTGCCCCAGAAGGTCGGAGTGGGTCTGGCCCGGCGCATGAGCCTGACCGGCGACTACCTGTCGGCACAGGATGCGCTGCGTGCCGGTCTGGTCACCGAGGTCGTGGCCCACGACGACCTGCTGACCGCCGCGCGCCGTGTTGCCGCGTCGATCGTCGGCAACAACCAGAAGGCCGTGCGCGCACTGCTGGATTCCTATCACCGCATCGACGCACTGCAGACAGGTGGGGCGCTGTGGGCCGAGGCCGAGGCAGCGCGGCAGTGGATGCGCTCGACGAGCGGTGACGACATCGCGGCCAGCCGCGCCTCGGTGATCGAGCGGGGACGCTCGCAGGTGCGTTAG
- a CDS encoding DUF2277 domain-containing protein, with the protein MCRNITELRGLEPAATAEEIEAAARQYVRKVSGITRPTGDNVDVFESAVAEVTATTTRLLAGLAPRRQPPKTVPPLRRPEVRARMAAR; encoded by the coding sequence ATGTGCCGGAACATCACCGAACTGCGGGGCCTGGAGCCCGCCGCCACCGCAGAGGAAATCGAGGCCGCGGCACGTCAGTACGTGCGCAAGGTCAGCGGTATCACGCGCCCGACCGGTGACAACGTCGACGTGTTCGAAAGCGCGGTGGCCGAGGTCACCGCGACCACGACGCGGCTACTCGCGGGACTCGCGCCACGTCGTCAGCCACCGAAAACCGTTCCGCCGCTGCGTCGTCCCGAGGTTCGCGCGCGGATGGCCGCACGGTGA
- a CDS encoding DUF1802 family protein — translation MLDGRQTVLLRKGGIHEKRFEVAAGDFLLFPTVAHSHAERVRSEHRDLVDAAATDSTEDTLTIRAAAEVVAAVPVERPEAIDEIVDLHIWTAESVRADRLDFRPKHRLTVLVVQVSPLAEPVTLVRTPDYGGCKSWVDLPVRAETAAPVHDAGYLRDIAARVRRSVS, via the coding sequence ATGCTCGACGGCCGCCAGACCGTGTTGCTGCGCAAGGGCGGCATCCACGAGAAGCGGTTCGAGGTGGCCGCGGGTGACTTCCTGCTGTTCCCGACGGTCGCGCACAGCCATGCCGAACGTGTGCGTTCCGAGCACCGCGACCTGGTGGACGCCGCGGCGACCGACAGCACCGAGGACACACTGACCATCCGCGCGGCGGCCGAGGTGGTGGCGGCCGTGCCCGTCGAGCGGCCCGAGGCGATCGACGAGATCGTCGACCTGCACATCTGGACCGCCGAATCGGTGCGCGCCGACCGGTTGGACTTCCGCCCCAAACATCGGCTGACCGTGCTGGTGGTGCAGGTCAGCCCGCTGGCCGAGCCGGTGACGTTGGTGCGCACGCCCGACTACGGAGGCTGCAAGAGCTGGGTCGACCTGCCGGTGCGGGCCGAGACCGCGGCACCTGTGCACGACGCCGGGTACCTGCGTGACATCGCGGCGCGGGTGCGGCGTTCCGTGTCCTGA
- a CDS encoding CocE/NonD family hydrolase: MTAVSTLGAVPGIRRYTGKFAAKLLGLPPHSTDFTVHHGLRVPMRDGVELVADHYEPLTTRPAGTLLVRGPYGRRFPFSAIFAEVYAARGYHVVLQSVRGTFGSGGEFTPMVHEMDDGADTVAWLRTQPWFTGSFATVGLSYLGFTQWALLADPPPEMKAAVITVGPHDFSQSAWGTGSFTLNDFLGWSAMVARQEEPGVVRALVRQLRSPAEVAKAAAGVPVGPSGRRLLGAGAPWFESWLEHPDRDDPFWERLRFDQALERVEVPILLLSGWQDLFLDQTLEQYTQLHRRGVPVAMTVGPWTHTQMMTKGASTVIGESLDWLGTHLAGASGSHSRDHVRIFVNHHGWIDLPEWPPADWPTRRDRELFPQPAGRLTDSAPSPTATPSSSFTYHPARPTPTIGGRLLSRDGGYRDDSELAARDDVVTFTSDPLPADLYVVGNPFVELVHSCDNPHNDVFVRISEVDAKGRSRNVTDAFRRRTGQVGTPETVRLELDAVAHRFAAGTRIRLLVAGGSHPRFARNLGTGEPQLSGSRLKQARHSVHHGDGGVSRLILPAGPTPPLGLRT; encoded by the coding sequence CTGACAGCTGTCAGTACCCTCGGTGCCGTGCCTGGAATCCGCCGTTACACCGGCAAGTTCGCAGCGAAGCTGCTCGGCCTGCCACCGCACAGCACCGACTTCACGGTGCACCACGGACTTCGCGTGCCGATGCGTGACGGTGTCGAACTGGTCGCCGACCACTACGAGCCGCTCACGACGCGCCCGGCGGGCACACTGCTGGTGCGCGGTCCGTACGGACGCCGGTTCCCGTTCTCGGCGATCTTCGCCGAGGTGTACGCCGCCCGCGGCTACCACGTGGTGCTGCAGAGCGTGCGCGGCACGTTCGGCTCGGGCGGCGAGTTCACCCCGATGGTCCACGAGATGGACGACGGCGCCGACACCGTCGCATGGTTGCGCACCCAACCGTGGTTCACCGGATCGTTCGCCACGGTGGGCCTGTCCTACCTCGGTTTCACCCAGTGGGCGCTGCTCGCGGATCCCCCACCCGAGATGAAGGCCGCCGTCATCACCGTCGGCCCGCACGACTTCAGCCAATCGGCTTGGGGCACCGGATCCTTCACCTTGAACGATTTCCTCGGGTGGAGCGCGATGGTGGCCCGTCAGGAAGAACCCGGTGTGGTGCGGGCGCTGGTCCGCCAGTTGCGCTCGCCTGCCGAGGTCGCCAAGGCCGCCGCCGGGGTCCCCGTCGGTCCGTCCGGCCGTCGACTGCTCGGCGCGGGCGCACCCTGGTTCGAGTCGTGGCTCGAGCATCCCGATCGCGACGACCCGTTCTGGGAAAGGCTGCGGTTCGACCAGGCCCTCGAACGCGTCGAGGTGCCCATTCTGCTGCTCAGCGGCTGGCAGGACCTGTTCCTCGACCAGACGCTCGAGCAGTACACGCAACTGCACCGGCGCGGCGTGCCCGTCGCCATGACGGTCGGGCCGTGGACCCACACGCAGATGATGACCAAGGGTGCCTCGACGGTGATCGGCGAGTCCCTCGATTGGCTGGGCACGCACCTCGCGGGCGCATCCGGCAGCCATTCCCGCGATCATGTCCGGATCTTCGTCAACCACCACGGCTGGATCGACCTGCCCGAGTGGCCGCCGGCCGACTGGCCCACGCGCCGCGACCGCGAACTGTTCCCGCAGCCCGCCGGGCGGCTCACCGACAGCGCTCCGTCGCCGACGGCGACGCCGTCGTCGTCGTTCACCTACCACCCGGCGCGGCCCACGCCCACGATCGGTGGGCGCCTGCTGTCCCGGGACGGCGGCTACCGCGACGACTCCGAGCTCGCCGCGCGCGACGACGTAGTGACCTTCACGAGCGATCCCCTGCCCGCCGATCTCTACGTGGTGGGCAATCCGTTCGTCGAACTCGTGCACAGCTGCGACAACCCGCACAACGACGTGTTCGTCCGGATCAGCGAGGTCGACGCCAAGGGGCGGTCCCGCAACGTCACCGACGCGTTCCGCCGGCGCACCGGTCAGGTCGGAACACCCGAGACCGTGCGGCTCGAACTCGACGCCGTGGCACACCGTTTCGCGGCAGGCACAAGGATCCGACTGCTGGTGGCAGGCGGTTCGCACCCGCGGTTCGCGCGCAACCTGGGCACCGGTGAACCTCAGCTGTCGGGCTCGCGCCTCAAACAGGCGCGACACTCGGTGCACCACGGCGACGGCGGCGTCTCGCGGCTGATCCTGCCCGCCGGCCCGACACCGCCGCTGGGCCTGCGCACCTGA
- a CDS encoding DUF3558 domain-containing protein produces MAARVRLLSALCALVAAVILVWQTDPVAGTGSAAPRLDATDLPMTNVSTTIKWPVIETTDPKPFDPCNDIPIDVIERIGLAWTPPMPEDGLRCHYDAGNYQMAVEAFVWRTYEQTIPADALELDVDGHRAAQYWVMKPTDWNDRWWTTCMIAFDTSYGVIQQSLFYSPIHSPDKPDCLQTNLQRAHELAPYYKF; encoded by the coding sequence ATGGCCGCCAGGGTGCGCCTGCTGTCGGCTCTGTGTGCGCTGGTCGCGGCGGTGATCCTGGTGTGGCAGACCGATCCGGTCGCCGGCACGGGTTCGGCCGCGCCGCGGCTGGACGCCACCGACCTGCCGATGACCAACGTGTCGACCACGATCAAGTGGCCGGTGATCGAGACCACCGATCCCAAGCCGTTCGATCCGTGCAACGACATCCCCATCGACGTCATCGAGCGCATCGGCCTGGCGTGGACACCGCCGATGCCCGAGGACGGCCTGCGGTGTCATTACGACGCGGGCAACTATCAGATGGCGGTCGAGGCGTTCGTGTGGCGCACCTACGAGCAGACCATCCCGGCCGACGCGCTCGAGCTCGACGTCGACGGCCACCGCGCAGCGCAGTACTGGGTCATGAAGCCCACCGACTGGAACGACCGGTGGTGGACGACCTGCATGATCGCGTTCGACACCAGCTACGGCGTGATCCAGCAGTCGCTGTTCTACTCGCCGATCCACTCCCCGGACAAGCCGGACTGCCTGCAGACCAACCTGCAGCGGGCCCACGAGCTGGCGCCGTACTACAAGTTCTGA
- a CDS encoding metallophosphoesterase family protein yields MVTDHDSRDRQPVLWAISDLHTGHTGNKPVTESLYPATPDDWLIVAGDVGERTDEIRWALDLLRKRFAKVIWVPGNHELWTTNKDPMQIFGRARYDYLVDMCDQMGVVTPEHPFPVWTEQGGPATIVPMFLLYDYSFLPEGASSKAEGLAIAKERNIVGTDEFLLSCEPYATRDAWCRDRVARTRKRLEDLDWMTPTVLVNHFPMVREPCDAMFYPEFSLWCGTTATADWHTRYNAVCSVYGHLHIPRTTWYDDVRFEEVSVGYPREWRRRKPYRWLRQILPDPKYAPGYLNEFGGHFEITPEMRANAQQMQERIKSRRGL; encoded by the coding sequence GTGGTGACTGACCATGATTCGAGGGATCGACAGCCGGTTCTCTGGGCGATCAGCGATCTGCACACCGGTCACACCGGCAACAAGCCGGTCACCGAGTCGCTGTACCCCGCGACGCCCGACGACTGGCTGATCGTCGCGGGCGACGTCGGCGAGCGCACCGACGAGATCCGATGGGCGCTCGACCTGCTGCGGAAGCGGTTCGCGAAGGTCATCTGGGTGCCGGGCAACCACGAACTGTGGACCACCAACAAGGACCCCATGCAGATCTTCGGCCGGGCCCGCTACGACTACCTGGTCGACATGTGCGATCAGATGGGCGTCGTCACGCCGGAGCACCCGTTCCCGGTGTGGACCGAGCAGGGCGGGCCGGCGACCATCGTGCCGATGTTCCTGCTGTACGACTACTCGTTCCTGCCCGAGGGCGCGTCGTCCAAGGCCGAGGGCCTCGCGATCGCCAAGGAACGCAACATCGTGGGCACCGACGAGTTCCTGCTGTCGTGCGAGCCGTACGCGACGCGCGACGCGTGGTGTCGCGACCGGGTGGCGCGCACCCGCAAGCGGCTCGAGGACCTCGACTGGATGACGCCGACGGTTCTGGTCAACCACTTCCCGATGGTCCGCGAACCCTGCGACGCGATGTTCTATCCGGAGTTCTCGCTGTGGTGCGGCACCACGGCCACCGCGGACTGGCACACGCGCTACAACGCGGTCTGCTCGGTCTACGGCCACCTGCACATCCCGCGCACCACGTGGTACGACGATGTCCGCTTCGAGGAGGTGTCGGTCGGCTATCCGCGGGAGTGGCGCCGCCGTAAGCCGTACCGCTGGCTGCGTCAGATCCTGCCCGACCCCAAGTACGCGCCTGGATACCTCAACGAGTTCGGCGGGCACTTCGAGATCACCCCGGAGATGCGGGCCAACGCACAACAGATGCAGGAGCGCATCAAATCCAGGCGAGGACTATGA
- the pptT gene encoding 4'-phosphopantetheinyl transferase PptT — protein sequence MTDSLLSLVLPDRVASAEVYDDPPGLSPLPEEEPLIARSVAKRRNEFVTVRYCARQALGELGVGPVPILKGDKGEPCWPDGVVGSLTHCQGFRGAVVGRSTDVRSVGIDAEPHDVLPNGVLDAITLPIERAELRGLPGDLHWDRILFCAKEATYKAWYPLTHRWLGFEDAHITFEVDGSGTAGSFRSRILIDPVAEHGPPLTALDGRWSVRDGLAVTAIVL from the coding sequence ATGACGGACAGCCTGCTTTCCCTGGTTCTGCCGGACCGTGTCGCCTCGGCCGAGGTGTACGACGACCCGCCCGGCCTTTCGCCGCTGCCCGAAGAGGAGCCGTTGATCGCGCGGTCGGTGGCCAAGCGGCGCAACGAGTTCGTCACGGTGCGCTACTGCGCGCGTCAGGCCCTGGGCGAGCTCGGTGTCGGCCCGGTGCCGATCCTCAAGGGCGACAAGGGCGAGCCGTGCTGGCCCGATGGTGTGGTCGGAAGTCTGACCCACTGCCAGGGCTTCCGCGGCGCGGTGGTGGGACGCTCGACCGACGTGCGTTCGGTGGGCATCGACGCCGAACCGCACGATGTACTGCCCAACGGCGTCCTCGACGCGATCACGCTTCCCATCGAGCGCGCCGAGCTGCGCGGGTTGCCCGGTGACCTGCACTGGGATCGAATCCTGTTCTGTGCCAAGGAGGCGACGTACAAGGCGTGGTACCCGCTGACGCACCGGTGGCTGGGGTTCGAGGACGCCCACATCACGTTCGAGGTCGACGGCTCGGGAACCGCGGGATCGTTCCGATCCAGGATCCTCATCGACCCCGTGGCCGAACACGGGCCACCGCTCACCGCGCTCGACGGGCGATGGTCGGTGCGTGACGGGCTGGCCGTGACGGCGATCGTCCTGTGA
- the truB gene encoding tRNA pseudouridine(55) synthase TruB: MTSHDVVGRCRRLFGTRKVGHAGTLDPMATGVLVIGIERATKILGLLTATDKSYAATIRLGRTTTTEDAEGEVVADVPARHVTDEQIRAAVADLSGDIEQVPSAVSAIKVGGQRAYKLAREGQSVELAARPVRIDRFDVLDIRRPDDFPDFVDVDVEVDCSSGTYIRALARDVGAALGVGGHLTALRRTRVGRYGLDEAHTLDELAEHPQLSYSLDTACLVGFPRRDLSAEETEDTRHGRPLRPAGIDGVYAATAPDGRVIALLQDGAGRTRNVVVLRPATL, encoded by the coding sequence ATGACGAGTCACGACGTCGTGGGGCGGTGCCGTCGGTTGTTCGGCACGCGCAAGGTAGGGCATGCGGGCACGCTCGATCCCATGGCGACCGGCGTGCTGGTGATCGGCATCGAACGCGCCACCAAGATCCTCGGACTGCTCACCGCGACCGACAAGTCGTACGCCGCGACCATCCGGCTGGGCCGCACGACCACCACCGAGGACGCCGAAGGTGAAGTGGTCGCCGATGTTCCGGCGCGCCACGTCACCGACGAGCAGATCCGCGCCGCCGTGGCCGACCTGAGCGGCGACATCGAGCAGGTGCCGTCGGCGGTCAGCGCCATCAAGGTGGGCGGACAACGCGCCTACAAGCTCGCGCGCGAGGGGCAGAGCGTCGAACTAGCCGCCAGGCCCGTGCGCATCGACCGGTTCGACGTGCTCGACATCCGGCGCCCGGACGATTTCCCCGACTTCGTCGACGTCGACGTCGAGGTGGACTGCTCGTCGGGCACCTACATCCGGGCGCTGGCCCGCGACGTCGGTGCGGCGCTCGGCGTGGGCGGGCACCTCACGGCGCTGCGCCGTACGCGCGTCGGCCGGTACGGCCTCGACGAGGCCCATACGCTCGACGAACTCGCCGAGCACCCGCAATTGAGCTACAGCCTGGACACCGCATGTCTGGTCGGCTTCCCGCGCCGGGACCTGAGTGCCGAGGAGACCGAGGACACCAGGCACGGCAGGCCGCTGCGGCCCGCAGGTATCGACGGCGTGTACGCCGCGACGGCACCCGACGGTCGTGTCATCGCACTGCTGCAGGACGGCGCCGGCCGCACCAGGAACGTCGTCGTATTGCGGCCGGCCACCCTGTAG
- a CDS encoding SfnB family sulfur acquisition oxidoreductase translates to MTATSATRIGSAKDALIEAARLSAVFAEGAGARDADRRLPHDEIRALKESGLLAITVPVAHGGIDMPSTVLAEVIRLLSHGDSSIGQIPHSHFTFLEALRLQGTESQRAFFYGLVLDGALFANAQAERGPHPTDVDTTTLRPAGDGYVLSGRKFYSTGALFADWILVRASLSDGSVTVPTASTPKAVAFVPRDAAGVTIVDDWDGMGQRTTASGTVTLDNVQVPAAHVVPFTAIFAEPTVYGSRAQLLHTAIDVGIATAALDEGVRQAARARPHFESKVASVADDPTVVQAAGELAVTVRSAQALLAEAARQVDAARADLTDETAATASIAVAVAKVAAVRASLDASSALFELGGTRSASASGNLSRYWRDARTHTLHDSTRWKLRHIGRYTLSGTKPPRHSQI, encoded by the coding sequence ATGACGGCCACTTCGGCCACACGGATCGGTTCGGCCAAGGACGCGCTGATCGAGGCGGCGCGGTTGTCGGCGGTGTTCGCCGAGGGCGCGGGTGCCCGCGACGCCGATCGGCGTCTGCCGCACGACGAGATCCGCGCGCTCAAGGAATCCGGTCTGCTCGCGATCACCGTGCCGGTCGCCCACGGCGGCATCGACATGCCCTCGACGGTGCTCGCCGAGGTGATCCGGCTGCTCAGTCACGGCGACTCGTCGATCGGCCAGATCCCGCACTCGCACTTCACGTTTCTCGAGGCGCTGCGGCTGCAGGGCACCGAATCCCAGCGTGCGTTCTTCTACGGCCTGGTGCTCGACGGCGCGCTGTTCGCCAACGCGCAGGCCGAACGGGGCCCGCACCCGACCGATGTGGACACCACGACGCTGCGGCCTGCCGGTGACGGATATGTGTTGAGCGGGCGCAAGTTCTACTCGACCGGGGCGCTGTTCGCCGACTGGATCCTGGTGCGTGCGTCGTTGTCCGACGGGTCGGTGACGGTGCCGACGGCGTCGACCCCGAAGGCCGTGGCGTTCGTGCCGCGCGATGCCGCTGGGGTCACCATCGTCGACGACTGGGACGGCATGGGTCAGCGGACCACGGCGTCCGGCACGGTCACGCTCGACAACGTGCAGGTGCCCGCCGCGCACGTCGTGCCGTTCACCGCGATCTTCGCCGAACCGACGGTGTACGGGTCGCGCGCGCAGTTGCTGCATACCGCGATCGACGTCGGCATCGCGACGGCGGCACTCGACGAGGGGGTGCGCCAGGCGGCAAGGGCCCGGCCGCATTTCGAATCGAAGGTGGCAAGTGTCGCCGACGACCCGACGGTCGTGCAGGCCGCAGGCGAACTGGCCGTGACGGTGCGCAGCGCGCAGGCGCTGCTCGCCGAGGCGGCCCGCCAGGTCGATGCGGCCCGAGCCGACCTCACCGACGAGACCGCCGCGACGGCGTCCATCGCGGTGGCCGTCGCCAAGGTGGCCGCGGTGCGGGCGTCACTGGACGCGTCGAGCGCGCTGTTCGAACTCGGTGGCACCCGAAGCGCCTCGGCGAGCGGCAATCTCAGCCGTTACTGGCGCGACGCACGCACGCACACGCTGCATGATTCGACCCGGTGGAAACTGCGCCACATCGGCCGCTACACGCTGTCGGGCACGAAACCGCCGCGCCACAGCCAGATCTGA
- a CDS encoding LLM class flavin-dependent oxidoreductase, which produces MTVSLHWFLPTYGDSRLIVGGGHGTPLGAAGGDREASIDYLASIVRAAERFGFTGALIPTGAWCEDAFVTAALLARETTSLAFLVAFRPGLVSPTLSAQMAATFAKHAPGRILLNVVVGGEAHEQRAFGDHLDKEERYARCDEFLDVVRRLWAGETVTHRGKYIDVEEASLAAPPNPVPPLYFGGSSAAAGPVAARHSDVYLTWGEPPEAVREKIEWIRKLGEEQGRKLRFGIRLHTISRDTSEEAWAQADKLVAALDEETVRKAQEGLARSQSEGQRRMLALHEANRLNGTWSDARSLEIAPNLWAGVGLVRGGAGTALVGSHTEVADRIAEYAEIGIDEFIFSGYPHLEELFWFGEGVVPILRKRGLFDAGALDCAPASIPFVGAAR; this is translated from the coding sequence GTGACTGTCTCATTGCACTGGTTCCTGCCCACCTACGGCGACAGCCGGCTCATCGTCGGGGGTGGCCACGGCACACCCCTCGGCGCCGCCGGCGGCGATCGCGAGGCCAGCATCGACTACCTCGCGTCGATCGTCCGGGCGGCCGAGCGATTCGGTTTCACCGGTGCACTGATCCCCACGGGCGCCTGGTGTGAGGACGCCTTCGTCACCGCCGCGCTGCTGGCGCGCGAGACCACGTCGCTGGCGTTCCTCGTGGCCTTCCGTCCCGGCCTGGTGAGCCCGACGCTGTCGGCGCAGATGGCCGCGACGTTCGCCAAGCACGCGCCGGGCCGGATCCTGCTCAACGTCGTCGTCGGCGGCGAGGCCCACGAGCAGCGCGCGTTCGGTGATCACCTCGACAAGGAGGAGCGCTACGCGCGCTGCGACGAATTCCTCGACGTCGTGCGCCGGTTGTGGGCCGGTGAGACCGTGACCCACCGCGGCAAGTACATCGACGTCGAGGAGGCGTCGCTCGCCGCGCCCCCGAATCCGGTGCCGCCGTTGTACTTCGGCGGCAGCTCGGCCGCGGCGGGCCCGGTCGCCGCGCGGCATTCCGACGTGTACCTCACCTGGGGCGAACCGCCGGAGGCCGTGCGCGAGAAGATCGAGTGGATCCGCAAACTCGGTGAGGAGCAGGGCCGCAAGCTGCGCTTCGGCATCCGGTTGCACACCATCTCCCGTGACACCTCCGAAGAGGCGTGGGCGCAGGCCGACAAGCTGGTCGCCGCGCTCGACGAGGAGACCGTGCGCAAGGCCCAGGAAGGCCTGGCCCGCAGCCAGTCCGAGGGCCAGCGCCGCATGCTGGCGCTGCACGAGGCCAACCGTCTCAACGGAACGTGGAGCGACGCACGGAGTCTGGAGATCGCACCGAACCTGTGGGCCGGTGTCGGCCTGGTGCGCGGCGGTGCGGGCACCGCGCTGGTGGGCAGCCACACCGAGGTCGCCGACCGGATCGCCGAGTACGCTGAGATCGGTATCGACGAGTTCATCTTCTCGGGTTACCCGCACCTCGAGGAGCTGTTCTGGTTCGGCGAGGGCGTTGTTCCGATCCTGCGCAAGCGCGGCCTGTTCGACGCCGGTGCGCTCGACTGCGCGCCTGCCTCGATTCCGTTCGTCGGCGCTGCGCGCTGA